In the Ricinus communis isolate WT05 ecotype wild-type chromosome 3, ASM1957865v1, whole genome shotgun sequence genome, aaaaaggatacGGTCCAAGAAAATCGAGCTTCTCATCTAGAGAATCCAGAAGATTTTGTGAAAGAGGTTTTAGGTGTATGAGTTTCCTTGTGGTAGCATCATATCTGCATATAACATTAGAATGTCAGTCataaatgactaaaataaagTCTGAAATCACTGAACAATGCATTTCAAGATTCACACACATTCGAGCATGCTGGAAAACTGCAAGAGCTTCCCTGAAAGATTTGGAATAATCTTCAGGCATTTGATTCCCCTTCTCTAACTTCAGAACTGATAAAACCTGCAAGCATGCCGCCCAATATAGAATTGATGATTAAGAAAAGCTTCAGGATCATAGATATGAATTTACAAAACCAATTGAAATTTCTAAAGGACAGGTGACATGAAAGAAAGCTTCCTAAAGGAAAGAACATGAAGATCAACTTAAGTCTGCAAAATGAGATGTGTCTGCAGTAAAAGTGTCATTGGGTGTTATCTATTTTCTTGCCATTCCATTGACAGAAAAaggcaatataaataatatgaccAACCTCTGAATGAATTGAACATTCAGAATATCTTAGATTTAATCTACAACTAAGATTCTGTAAAATGACCAAActtattaatctaaaattctTTCAGATTGCAACTACCTTCTCTCCACAACTAAGAATTTGCATTATCAACAGACTTGGAGGGTTGATTATGTATAGAAATAGTTGGATGGATGTGCCACTCAATCTCAGAACAACAACATAGTATGAAAACTTGTTGCCATGGttgggaaaataaccccatactTTTAGAAGAAATTTTCCAATACACCATATACTAGCAAATAGTTCACCTTCTCCGCAGTCAATATTAGATCCACTCTCTATGGTTTCGATCGATCCACATATTTTAACTTCACTTTTGGAACATACTGCTTTATTTTCATATCTTCTATCCTCAAGGACAAGTTCATGAAACTCAGATAAACTCTTCATTTGCTTAAATTTCCATTAGAAATCTTAACAAATGGTGGTAAATCTTAACAACTAGCACATGGAGCACTGAATTTTTGAAACTTCGATAGTTATGTGCTAGAGTATGGTGGTAAATCTCACACCATACcacttatatttaaatactaaaacaaGCTTGTGAGTGCTTGATAAAGAATAAGTATGCATTATCTTGTGTGCATTTGTTGGTAAGATCTCTAATGAGTTACAGTTGATTTATAGATGCATTATCTTCAGGAGTTGACTTGTGATTAATTCCACAGCCATCTCAAAAACCAGTCAGGCATACTTACACGGTCCAAGTTTCGATACTTCACAACAAATGAATGAGCCTTCACAATTCCAATCCCAGGAACAGATGGAAGAAAATCACAACCAGCTAAGACACACATACCTGTAAATGTGTTGAAAGGTAAGGCAGATTACAGTCTGTACTCTATATTTAATCATACAACATGATTATAGCTCTATCTCATGATATGTGAAAACCTGATGATGATGGATACGTTTCTGTCAACATGACTATGAAAGCAGAATATGAAACAAAGGGATTTGCCATTTGCACGCTTAGGAGTATTAGCAACAGAAggtttagaaaaaaaaaaaagaaaagaaaaacagaccCCTTTATGTTCACTTTCTTTCTATAACTTGCacataattaaatgattttcaTAGAAAACTCACCTGTAAACAATTCCCTGTCAAAGTGTtggaatgagggcttgcaAGCCACAGCATTATAAACCTTGTCTAGAACTATCTCCTCGCCATTGCCAAATCGGTCCATCTTAAAAACAGTCTGTAAGCAaccaaagaaaatcaagacAATGCAATACCAATAGTTGCATCAATAAACAAAGCTACCAAATTGATCAGGAGAGCGGTAGGCCTCCATCTCCAACAATTCAAAGTTTCGTGGAAGTTCTTACAGCTTGGCAACCATATGCCAATAGATCACTATCCTCTGTGATAACTGCTGCTATACCACCCTTTTCTGCATCAAGACTTGACAAGTACGCCAACTGTGCATCAGCCTCATAAGGGGCTACCACAAATTCCACCTTTTCTGATCTCAATATCTGAAAGATAAACAATAGGATATAATTACTAGTgaaagtatatatatagcaaAAGTTCTCTGGCTTCAAAATGTGAAATGTAATTGTAGGGCATAGCAATAAACTAGATTAACACTGGACAGGTGATAAATAGAAATTTGCTGGACGTCTAGAACcagaagtaaaataaggaagtATGATAGTTATGCACCTGAATCAATTGATGTGCCATGAGTGGGGTGATACTCACTGCTCTCTGTAAGTATCGTCGACATTGTTAAGAAAGTATATGAAAGTGTATCCAATTATACAAACGTATTCAAATTTTAGCAAACAAACTTAAAATTGACAAGAATATTTTGATAGCTAAGGTTTTGGCATAAACTTGCTTGGCACTTTCTAGAGGCAAGTCAAACAGAATATAAAGGTAACAATGAAGTAGTATCAGTAGCCACTAGGAGGAGACATTTTGGCATAATCCATCAGACAAACAACATGGAGATTTACAGCTTGAAAAAAAAGGTTGAGAAATTGCCAAAATTATCAAACAGTTAAAAATCAGCAAGAGAATAAGACAACGATATAAAATACCAGTGACACACAAGATAGCAAAATGTGAAATTTTCATACCTGGAAGAACTCATTGGCAGCATTAACATTCCCTTGTTCAAGCTTCTCCATTGCCAATTTACGATTAGATTCTCTTCTCCTAATAAAAAACCAACCAAAaacgaaaaaagaaaaagaaaccaaaaaatcaaatacacaTTTCTAAAAACACATTACACAAAATactaagaataaaataaaatacaatggCATTAGTAAGTGACCTGTGCCTTTCATGTTCTGTTGTAGCTTTACAAGGAATACTAGCACCATCAAATACAACAACTGGGGTTATCTTGTAATGTCTAAGAAGATTGATTCTGTGCATAAAATAGTCTAAATACCGAAGCTTTTTATCGCTATTTGAATCCAGACATATCTCCATACTACATGAATAAGCTGCAACAATCATCACCAGCCCgcagaaaaattttaaaaaaaaaatcaataacatTTCACATGGATAATTTTGagaatagagaaaataatagctGAAAGATTAAAAGAATGTTACCTCCTTTGTGAAGCCATGAATATGCATCAATACCCACCTgcaaaaatacataaaattaaccaTAGAAACCGGGAAATGAATTAGATTAAAAGAATAGGAACAAAAGGGTGGAATCTTTACTCTTTTGCCAGTGTACTTTTTGATGTGTACGGGTTCAACATAAGGTTTCATGAACTTTAGAAGATCTTTGATACCCATTTATGCTGCTTATGCTTCCTTTCTTCGTTTGATGCttggaattttttttctttttcaattaccTAATTTgcttattattaattgatgGAGAAAATGGCAGAATATGGCGGGAAGATTTGCAAATGGCAGAATATGGAGGCAAAGTTGAAATAATAGTGCTGGTGGTATTAAGTTACGAGGCTGTTATAAATGATTTATAGACAGCCAGTGTTGCATTGCCACGTGGAAATCTTGACATATTAGCTCATGCAGCTTGTATCAGATTCTTTCATTGCCAAATATGTGTGGTGGCACTCTGATTTGAATActcttttaaataatattttgtattaatttttcaatttaataatttagtacttatttaataaattaaactaattttatattattatttgaataaataaaattaaataaatttatgtattaataaatagttttaaaatatttattacataaataataatatttttatttttaatagcaTTAAATAGATTACTTTTGtataaatacttataaaattttaaattattaaaaataaaaaatattaatattcacgtaataaaatatatttttaaaagtataattaaaatagtagtttttaaattataatatatagtatatataaaagaaattcatctTTTTGTTAGtagctaaatttattttacttatatttattaaaaagagtataaaattaatttaatttgttaaatatataaaaaattattagatcaaaaaaagttgaataaagcgaactaatataaaaatacttatcTAAAAGAGTGTTCAAAAGATAGTGCTGCTAGTATTCTTCACGTGTTTATTCTCGTTATCACATGCATTTTGTAGTAAAAGTCCATATGATCCCAACCTAAAAAATAGTTACTAtgctaattttcttttatttacgttttatttagttaaaatctattacaaaatctattttatttaaaataaaaagaaatgaacagaaagataataataagGCATAGGATTTCCAGCTATTTACTTTCCTTTCTTTGCCCTGCCAGTTaaagttaagaaaaaaagtaaaaaagaattaaaaaaattaaaaaaattaaaaaaatattttaatattatgaaatatattaatatattactataaaatttatttaaattttttttaattttattaaaatttaatttaattataactagtttcacaaatttaattatatagagttttaaattaatttttatagcaattaaaatttataaattttaaatttataactaaattttataaattttaactacaCACAATATTATAGTCCtgataaaataagttaaagaGACTTctaaaatagttaattatttGGGCGATGGTTGAAAAATCCCCTAAAAGTGAAATAATATATAGGCAAAGATTTAAGTAGAAGTCTTGATGGttgaaaaattcaataaaaagcAAATTTTATTTCGgtgtttaaataatttttttattttggtgtTTCTAGACAATTGTTAAGGTTAAAGTGGCCATGTGATTTATTGTGAATAGTAAATCGACTTAAAAactttcatttaaaataatatcattttttattttttcttttcctttttttcttttttatatccATTTTCactactattttttaaaagtttttgtttgtttctcgagaaattgaaagaatagaattctttttttctcattcatttaaacaaaaaattaataaaaattaaatattatttgcatatttttttattttcttgcactcatttttaaaaaaatatattatttcacctcaaaataataagagaaaagagaaagaaagatactaaatttttaaaaaaatataaaatttctaaaaataaaataatgataagtaaattcttttttaaagaatagaaattaaaaattaaaaaaatgaatccAACAATTCTATTCTTAGTGCTAAaagaaactttaataaaaattaaaaatactaaaaaattaggaaaagatagaaaaaaattgtgagtaataataaataaagatatttagataattttatgtgtaaaaatgaattaaattactactttaatatataaaacctTTAAAAGACACCATAATATGTGTAAATTAATaggtttaaaaatttaattaaacaaaagaataataatttaactattgaaatagaaaaaattaaaaaattaagacacTGAAGCGTATGGTTGGAGAAGTCAAAAATCCATACCTTATAGAAAGAATAATTCATACTAGGATATCTTATTAACCATGGAGTTTGTTGGTACAAGAAATTATAGTTCCACAGTACTTCTCAAAAGATAGGGAAATGTGTGGAATTCGATCTTGTAAGTGGTTGCAATTGAAAGTCAAATTGTACTGagattttttagaaaaaacatATGTTAATTATGTTTCATTAATGTAATTATGGCAGCAATGTAATCAGTTTTAGATGAAAATGAATGGTGATCCTTATTTTAAGAATACAAGTATGGTGTTAACTtctgagagagagagagatttggATAAATgactggaaaaaaaaaaaaaaggagaaattttGCTTGAAAGCTGGCATTGTTGGAGATGACAAAGAAGACAGATTCATGTAGGAATTAGGGCAATTGCATTACCTGTTTTCAGTGTCAGAGAGTGACCCCATTCCTTCATCTGTATTGAGGGAATTGATTGCTATTGCTGCTTTTGTTAACCACTATTCTGGGCTGGTGCATGTCTCTGTAATGacctttttaattataatgtttGAAAAGTTATCAAAGTGATCCCTAATTGACcttcccttttctttattttctgcactttttttgtttttgagtATTTCTGATGATTCCCTTATTTTGGGATTGTCTATTGCTATGTATCTAGACATTATGGTTCCAAATTTATGGTCAGTCCTGGCATATGGTGCAGTTGTCAAAGAAAACAGAGACCAAAATGTGAAACACAAATTCTGTGAATAACTTTTTCAGCCAAAAATGAAATTACAAAGACCATCAAGCAAATAGAACAAAATCCAGAAAGCATGCAAGTCCCTTCTTAGTCATTGCTCAgttctttttatataagtttatTGCCACTTCATTTATGTCCAATAAATATCTTAGCAATTTCCTTTTACtttcattcttcttctttttttcttttttcccttccAGTCCCCAAAATGTAAAAGGTTTCCTCTGAATTATACTTATCTACTgcataaaaattaacatttcTCTGCAATACCTCTCTTTGCCTGCTGAATGGAACCTTTTACCAAGCACAGGCACTGATGCACTCAGCAGCCCCTTTACTCCTCATGGTTGCAAATGAGCTTCCCTACTTCTTCATCTGATTTGACTTGAGGTGAATATAATATCCATTCTTCTTGTGTATAGTGCCTAACAAGAATGACTacaattctttcctttgaaaTTGCTCCTTTACATAAAATCACTTCATGTATGTGAATTTTCTATGCTTTGAATCTCTCATAGGCCTTCTTGAGGATTGCAAGGTTGAACCCTCACACTAAAATCATCTCTTGAAAGTGGCATGTAATTTGTCAAGGATCCGCCAAGTTACAGCGTCAGGGGTGAGACCATTTTTTCGCATTTCTGTTACAACTTGGTAGGCTTCTCTCTTCATACCTAACTTGCAGGCGCTGTCAATCACAATATTGTAACTGATGATATTTGGACTAACTCCAGAATCTACTAGTTCATACAAGAAATGGCAAGCTTCATCCAACTTACCTGCGCGACAAAGCCCTTTGAGAATGGAAGCATAAACAAAATCATCATGAATTCTCGAAGGCCATATGACATCATCCCATAATTTCTTAGCCTTGTCAATTAGGCCAGATTCGCATAATCCGTCAATAATTAAGGTGTAAGTTTTACTGTCAGCAGCCACACCTGCAGCTAACATTCTCTTAAAAGCCCTCATTGCCTCCTCTGCTAACTGAAGTTTAAATAAACCATGAATAACCGCATTATATGTTTCAACACCAGGACTAATACCTTTTTCATGCATTACtttatacaataaattaaGAGCTTCTTGACTTCTCCCAGCATTTAATAAACCAGCTATGATGGTAGTGAAGGTCACAGCATCAGGCGCACAAAATTTTCCCATTGTCATGTCAGTTAGGATTGTCAAAGCTTCTTCAATCCTATGCATCTTGCAAAACCCATTAACAACCGTGTTGAGAGTGATCACATCAGGCTGACACTCAGTTTGGAGCATAGAGACAAGCACATTTAAAAGCTCAGTTGCACTATTAGTTAAACAAAGTGCtctcaaatatatattgtatatTCTAGTTCTATCCACCCCGTCCTTATTCAACATTGCCTCTACAATTCTCCTTGCCTTGTCAAGATCCATTTCTTGGCAAAGAGCTTCCACTAAAACCTTATAAGTATACTCAGATGGCAAGTAACCAAATTCAATCCCTTCCTCAAACAACTGATAAGCCCTCATGCAACCCCTCTCCTTACAGAGTCCATGTATAATAGAATTATATGAAACTAAACTTGGAGTAAgccctttctttttcatcatATAAACAATTCTTGAAGCACCATGGTTCTTTCCAGCTCTACAAAGTGAATCAATCATGTGAGCATAAGCAAATTCCTGATTAACACTCTTTCCTTGCGGCATATCTTCCGCAATTTTAAAAACATCATTGAGAAACCCTTCTCTACATAAAGAATCAATCACATTTACAAAAGCAGCAGCATTCACAGATTGATTTTTCTCTTCATCTTTCATTGTCTCCCAAAGATTGCACATCAATTCCCTTCCATGTTCAAAATCCCCCTGCCTCAAAAGCCCACGAATCAACACACTATAAGTGAGAGAATTAGGTACAACACTACATTCACGCATTTCATCAAATAGTTTATATGCATTACCCACTTCACCAACTCGGCAATATCCAGTCAGCAAACTAGTAAAAGTAACAACATTTGGACAATGCCCTCTACTAATCATATCAAACAACAGCCTGTGCGCTACATCCGGCTGCGAAAACTCACAACACTGATAAATAAAACGGTTGTAATTAATCAAAGAAGGCACAAATTGTGGCTTAACATGAAACAAACGATACAAAACATGCAAAGTGGCATGCGGGTATTGAGAATCAAGCAAGCGAGCAATGAGTACATTACAAGTCCGCTCATCAGGTACGCAATCCGAGGCAATACAAAGAAGAAACCGGTGGTGCGCTTCTTTAAAGCGCTTGGCATCACAAAGAGCGTGAATTATGCTGCTGAAATTGAGAGAATCAGGGCGGTAGCCGCTGAGACGTAGATGGTCGAGAAGGGTAAGCGCTTCGTCGACTTTTCGTTGTTGAGTACAGAGGAGGTGGATTTTTTTGGTCCAGTAAGAGCTGTTAGTAATGGAGATGGGctgttcttgttcttgttgcAGTTGCTGGTATTGTTCTTGAGGTAATAATACTTCGTGGTATGGTCGATGGTGGGTGGAGAGGAATGTAAGAGGTACAGAAGAGGGTTTGAGAAGAATTGGCGGGTTCCTGCTGAGATTGGCGAGTTGCATTGTGGAAGTGCATGCTTGTGCGAGGCTAATATGATACTGTTCAATTGGAAgattttcatttcttcatttcaCAGCATAACCTAAACGCGTCCTCCTTGTTTATCATATGCGAAAATTCTTGACTCGAAAGttttgatttatatattaaatcaataaattcacatatatatttattaattttaaataataaaaaaaatatattaattattttatattaaaatataaaataaatatatatattttattttcttattaatcaTGATGTGTATATCAAAGTTAAATAAGTATTTCTcataatatacataaaaatttatttttatcttatattaaataaaatataatttttaaattctaaaaattattttattttatttttataagctttaatttttattttatattattttattgaatgtGTATAATTGTTTtagcataataataatatttatataagaaaatatatttccaaaaatactttttcttttaaattgaaagtttttgcaaaaatatatcacttttg is a window encoding:
- the LOC8260087 gene encoding exonuclease 1 translates to MGIKDLLKFMKPYVEPVHIKKYTGKRVGIDAYSWLHKGAYSCSMEICLDSNSDKKLRYLDYFMHRINLLRHYKITPVVVFDGASIPCKATTEHERHRRRESNRKLAMEKLEQGNVNAANEFFQRAVSITPLMAHQLIQILRSEKVEFVVAPYEADAQLAYLSSLDAEKGGIAAVITEDSDLLAYGCQATVFKMDRFGNGEEIVLDKVYNAVACKPSFQHFDRELFTGMCVLAGCDFLPSVPGIGIVKAHSFVVKYRNLDRVLSVLKLEKGNQMPEDYSKSFREALAVFQHARIYDATTRKLIHLKPLSQNLLDSLDEKLDFLGPELPSSVAIAIAEGNLNPTNMEAFNIFPSSECHHDPIVIQNPFEQQKLEDAVMSRQKNSFVARSTKTAKKDVTGIVMKQDPVITERKYVNEALALQKLVLPQEIHLKVEKEMVLQDIPLKIPNNPFMIKSSPESVLDVSDYERSNTLCSTPDSNPQKVADNSFCKKRKINEIDLHQKESMDDQTSEVTEEISEILFVAKESQESVNSKPIKIHEVKRRGKNEKTKSSKHRSGESKQNTILNFFSPV
- the LOC8260088 gene encoding pentatricopeptide repeat-containing protein At3g18020 isoform X1, with amino-acid sequence MQLANLSRNPPILLKPSSVPLTFLSTHHRPYHEVLLPQEQYQQLQQEQEQPISITNSSYWTKKIHLLCTQQRKVDEALTLLDHLRLSGYRPDSLNFSSIIHALCDAKRFKEAHHRFLLCIASDCVPDERTCNVLIARLLDSQYPHATLHVLYRLFHVKPQFVPSLINYNRFIYQCCEFSQPDVAHRLLFDMISRGHCPNVVTFTSLLTGYCRVGEVGNAYKLFDEMRECSVVPNSLTYSVLIRGLLRQGDFEHGRELMCNLWETMKDEEKNQSVNAAAFVNVIDSLCREGFLNDVFKIAEDMPQGKSVNQEFAYAHMIDSLCRAGKNHGASRIVYMMKKKGLTPSLVSYNSIIHGLCKERGCMRAYQLFEEGIEFGYLPSEYTYKVLVEALCQEMDLDKARRIVEAMLNKDGVDRTRIYNIYLRALCLTNSATELLNVLVSMLQTECQPDVITLNTVVNGFCKMHRIEEALTILTDMTMGKFCAPDAVTFTTIIAGLLNAGRSQEALNLLYKVMHEKGISPGVETYNAVIHGLFKLQLAEEAMRAFKRMLAAGVAADSKTYTLIIDGLCESGLIDKAKKLWDDVIWPSRIHDDFVYASILKGLCRAGKLDEACHFLYELVDSGVSPNIISYNIVIDSACKLGMKREAYQVVTEMRKNGLTPDAVTWRILDKLHATFKR
- the LOC8260088 gene encoding pentatricopeptide repeat-containing protein At3g18020 isoform X2; translation: MQLANLSRNPPILLKPSSVPLTFLSTHHRPYHEVLLPQEQYQQLQQEQEQPISITNSSYWTKKIHLLCTQQRKVDEALTLLDHLRLSGYRPDSLNFSSIIHALCDAKRFKEAHHRFLLCIASDCVPDERTCNVLIARLLDSQYPHATLHVLYRLFHVKPQFVPSLINYNRFIYQCCEFSQPDVAHRLLFDMISRGHCPNVVTFTSLLTGYCRVGEVGNAYKLFDEMRECSVVPNSLTYSVLIRGLLRQGDFEHGRELMCNLWETMKDEEKNQSVNAAAFVNVIDSLCREGFLNDVFKIAEDMPQGKSVNQEFAYAHMIDSLCRAGKNHGASRIVYMMKKKGLTPSLVSYNSIIHGLCKERGCMRAYQLFEEGIEFGYLPSEYTYKVLVEALCQEMDLDKARRIVEAMLNKDGVDRTRIYNIYLRALCLTNSATELLNVLVSMLQTECQPDVITLNTVVNGFCKMHRIEEALTILTDMTMGKFCAPDAVTFTTIIAGLLNAGRSQEALNLLYKVMHEKGISPGVETYNAVIHGLFKLQLAEEAMRAFKRMLAAGVAADSKTYTLIIDGLCESGLIDKAKKLWDDVIWPSRIHDDFVYASILKGLCRAAPAS